From Streptomyces griseorubiginosus, one genomic window encodes:
- a CDS encoding APC family permease yields the protein MSGTGTADRTAEEEHGDLQRSLGFRDLVVYGLLFIAPMAPVGVYGTLDAKSHGAVALVYLVATAAMAFTAFSYAQMVRVVPQAGSVFAYARAGLGKEAGFVAGWMAMLDYLLIPAVAYLFSGIAMNSLVPEVSRWVWTALAVLVTTLLNLWGVRTAARVGFLVLAMEIVVLLVFVVSAIVVLARDGAERGWLSPLSGDGTQGAFALSAVIGAVSVAVLSYLGFDAIASFAEEVTGGSQKVARAVLFCLALAGVLFVTQTYLVALLDPTTSARYAAEPAQQGSAFYDAVDAAAGTWLHDLVAVSKAIGAAFAALAGQAAAGRLLFAMGRDRRLPRALAKTDSGVPRVALLCAAGITLVAAVWAASRDDGMDHLVSVVDIGALTAFTLLHASVVGWFAVRRRGGPLVWWRHVPVPVTGAAITVAVIVEASGAAQVVGALWLAAGVGVLIAQRGRQPRPDARR from the coding sequence ATGTCCGGTACCGGTACGGCGGACCGTACGGCCGAGGAGGAACACGGCGACCTGCAGCGCAGCCTGGGCTTCCGGGACCTCGTGGTCTACGGGCTGCTGTTCATCGCTCCCATGGCGCCCGTCGGCGTCTACGGCACCCTGGACGCGAAGTCGCACGGGGCGGTCGCCCTCGTCTACCTGGTCGCCACGGCAGCGATGGCGTTCACCGCGTTCAGTTACGCACAAATGGTGCGAGTCGTCCCCCAGGCGGGGTCGGTGTTCGCCTACGCGCGCGCGGGGCTCGGCAAGGAGGCCGGGTTCGTCGCGGGCTGGATGGCGATGCTGGACTACCTCCTCATCCCCGCGGTGGCGTACCTGTTCTCCGGTATCGCGATGAACTCGCTGGTCCCGGAGGTGTCCCGCTGGGTGTGGACGGCGCTCGCGGTCCTCGTCACGACCCTGCTGAACCTGTGGGGCGTGCGGACGGCGGCCCGGGTGGGCTTCCTGGTGCTGGCGATGGAGATCGTGGTCCTGCTGGTCTTCGTGGTCTCGGCGATCGTCGTCCTCGCGCGGGACGGGGCCGAACGCGGCTGGCTGTCACCGCTGTCCGGGGACGGCACGCAGGGCGCGTTCGCGCTGTCGGCGGTGATCGGCGCGGTGTCCGTCGCGGTCCTCTCCTACCTGGGCTTCGACGCGATCGCGTCCTTCGCGGAGGAGGTCACGGGCGGCTCGCAGAAGGTCGCGCGCGCGGTGCTGTTCTGTCTGGCGCTGGCGGGTGTGCTGTTCGTGACGCAGACGTATCTGGTGGCGCTCCTGGACCCGACGACCTCGGCGCGGTACGCGGCGGAACCGGCCCAGCAGGGCTCCGCCTTCTACGACGCCGTGGACGCGGCGGCCGGCACCTGGCTGCATGATCTGGTGGCCGTCAGCAAGGCGATCGGCGCGGCCTTCGCGGCGCTGGCCGGGCAGGCGGCGGCCGGGCGGCTGCTGTTCGCTATGGGCCGCGACCGGCGGCTGCCGCGCGCGCTGGCGAAGACGGACTCCGGCGTGCCGCGCGTGGCCCTGCTGTGCGCGGCCGGCATCACGCTTGTCGCGGCGGTGTGGGCGGCGAGCCGGGACGACGGCATGGACCACCTGGTGTCGGTGGTCGACATCGGCGCCCTGACGGCCTTCACACTGCTGCACGCGAGCGTGGTGGGCTGGTTCGCGGTACGGCGGCGCGGCGGCCCGCTGGTCTGGTGGCGACACGTGCCGGTACCGGTGACCGGCGCGGCGATCACGGTGGCGGTGATCGTGGAGGCGTCGGGGGCGGCACAGGTGGTGGGCGCGCTGTGGCTCGCGGCGGGGGTCGGGGTGCTGATCGCCCAGCGCGGCCGGCAGCCCCGGCCGGACGCGAGGCGCTGA
- the ychF gene encoding redox-regulated ATPase YchF: protein MSLTIGIVGLPNVGKSTLFNALTKNDVLAANYPFATIEPNVGVVGVPDPRLAKLAEIFSSQKILPATVDFVDIAGIVRGASEGEGLGNKFLANIRESDAICQVIRAFKDENVVHVDGKVSPKDDIETINTELILADLQTIEKVLPRLQKESRIKKDIAPKVAAVEAAKEILEKGDTLFSAGIVQGSGNEELLHDLHLLTTKPFLYVFNVDEDELVDEGFKEEQRALVAPAEAIFLNAKLEADLAELDEEDALELLESVGAEEPGLATLARVGFNTLGLQTYLTAGPKESRAWTIKKGATAPEAAGVIHTDFQKGFIKAEVISFDDLVETGSVAEARAKGKARMEGKEYVMQDGDVVEFRFNV, encoded by the coding sequence GTGTCGCTCACGATCGGAATCGTCGGCCTGCCGAATGTCGGCAAGTCGACCCTGTTCAACGCCCTGACCAAGAACGACGTGCTGGCGGCCAACTACCCGTTCGCCACGATCGAGCCCAACGTCGGCGTCGTGGGAGTTCCCGACCCGCGCCTCGCGAAACTGGCCGAGATCTTCTCCTCCCAGAAGATCCTCCCGGCGACCGTGGACTTCGTGGACATCGCGGGCATCGTGCGGGGCGCTTCGGAGGGTGAGGGCCTCGGCAACAAGTTCCTCGCGAACATCCGTGAGTCGGACGCGATTTGCCAGGTCATCCGCGCCTTCAAGGACGAGAACGTCGTGCACGTCGACGGCAAGGTCTCGCCGAAGGACGACATCGAGACGATCAACACCGAGCTGATCCTGGCCGACCTCCAGACCATCGAGAAGGTCCTGCCCCGCCTCCAGAAGGAGTCGCGGATCAAGAAGGACATCGCGCCGAAGGTCGCGGCCGTCGAGGCGGCGAAGGAGATCCTGGAGAAGGGCGACACGCTCTTCTCGGCGGGCATCGTCCAGGGCTCGGGCAACGAGGAACTCCTGCACGACCTGCACCTGCTGACCACCAAGCCCTTCCTGTACGTCTTCAACGTCGACGAGGACGAACTGGTCGACGAGGGCTTCAAGGAGGAGCAGCGCGCGCTGGTCGCCCCGGCCGAGGCGATCTTCCTGAACGCCAAGCTGGAGGCGGACCTCGCGGAGCTCGACGAGGAGGACGCCCTGGAACTCCTGGAGTCGGTCGGCGCCGAGGAGCCCGGCCTCGCCACCCTCGCCCGCGTCGGCTTCAACACCCTCGGCCTCCAGACCTACCTCACGGCCGGCCCCAAGGAATCCCGAGCCTGGACCATCAAGAAGGGCGCGACGGCCCCCGAGGCGGCCGGCGTGATCCACACGGACTTCCAGAAGGGCTTCATCAAGGCGGAGGTCATCTCCTTCGACGACCTGGTGGAAACCGGCTCGGTGGCGGAGGCCCGCGCGAAGGGGAAGGCGCGGATGGAGGGCAAAGAGTATGTGATGCAGGACGGGGATGTGGTGGAGTTCCGCTTCAATGTCTGA
- a CDS encoding phage major capsid protein: protein MARNNVDAWIPEEYDSEVVTRVNQNSAVEALAKRKVMGSETLEVPRMGAVSVDVIPKGTDYTDGEPTNDVVTLRTRKFGKTFTIAEEDLDDTLADVIAGYQNEWAVSYARKLDNAAIACTGTENGTTVPFTSLYKAAGSGQKLVTAGAVTYDKLSEAFGIYEGGDYANDADTIVMAHPVFKSAFRGIKGTDGHPIFVEGLAGTPATLFDVPVQFSYGLKTSATATDAPSGNALLVVGNRQFLTLGVRSGPESMIGEEFRSDEKILKVRARRGFAVMRPEAFGILEVTAGA from the coding sequence ATGGCACGTAATAATGTCGATGCGTGGATTCCGGAGGAGTATGACTCAGAAGTAGTCACACGCGTAAATCAGAACTCTGCCGTTGAGGCTCTTGCTAAGCGCAAGGTAATGGGTTCAGAAACGCTTGAGGTTCCCCGTATGGGAGCGGTAAGCGTTGACGTCATCCCTAAGGGAACTGACTACACCGATGGTGAGCCAACGAATGACGTTGTAACTCTTCGCACAAGGAAGTTCGGTAAGACCTTCACCATTGCGGAGGAAGACCTAGACGACACTCTCGCAGATGTCATCGCGGGTTATCAGAATGAGTGGGCAGTCTCTTACGCACGTAAGCTAGACAATGCCGCTATTGCTTGCACGGGTACCGAGAACGGCACAACCGTTCCGTTCACCTCTCTTTACAAGGCTGCTGGCTCTGGTCAGAAGTTGGTTACTGCGGGTGCTGTCACTTATGACAAGCTCTCAGAGGCTTTCGGTATTTACGAGGGTGGCGACTATGCAAATGACGCCGACACCATCGTTATGGCTCACCCTGTGTTCAAGAGTGCATTCCGTGGAATCAAGGGCACAGACGGTCACCCAATCTTTGTAGAGGGTCTTGCCGGTACTCCTGCAACTCTCTTCGATGTTCCAGTTCAGTTCTCTTACGGTCTAAAGACCTCTGCGACTGCTACTGACGCGCCTAGCGGTAATGCGCTTCTTGTTGTGGGTAATCGCCAGTTCCTTACCTTGGGTGTGCGTTCAGGTCCAGAGTCAATGATTGGTGAGGAGTTCCGTTCCGATGAGAAGATTCTCAAGGTTCGTGCCCGCCGTGGATTCGCTGTAATGCGTCCAGAGGCATTCGGAATTCTTGAGGTTACGGCAGGAGCCTAA
- a CDS encoding DUF6542 domain-containing protein has translation MEHYRTRPPHNGTRRAAPGVPGAPLPAQARGERRPPVVRRPPPPVVRTLRRLPNPRLTGLGGGLFCMALMILLGCLCALLFGSSLTAYGVLFVPVSVLTAVWLRRGDLLTAPIIVPIAFAAGLVPVADSGGGTSGRLMGLFTALATQAGWLYAGTLAAGLVALVRRIRLVRRRSR, from the coding sequence GTGGAGCACTACAGGACCCGCCCCCCGCACAACGGAACGCGCCGCGCGGCACCAGGAGTGCCGGGAGCGCCGCTGCCCGCGCAGGCCCGCGGCGAGCGTCGGCCGCCGGTGGTCCGCCGGCCCCCGCCGCCGGTCGTCCGGACGCTGCGGCGGCTGCCGAACCCCCGGCTCACCGGGCTGGGCGGCGGCCTGTTCTGCATGGCGCTGATGATCCTGCTCGGCTGTCTCTGCGCGCTGCTGTTCGGCTCGTCGCTGACGGCGTACGGGGTGCTGTTCGTGCCGGTGAGTGTGCTGACGGCGGTCTGGCTGCGCCGGGGCGACCTGCTGACCGCCCCGATCATCGTCCCGATCGCCTTCGCCGCCGGGCTGGTCCCCGTCGCCGACAGCGGTGGCGGCACCTCGGGCCGCCTGATGGGCCTGTTCACCGCCCTGGCCACGCAGGCCGGCTGGCTCTACGCCGGCACCCTGGCCGCCGGCCTCGTGGCACTGGTCCGCAGGATCCGCCTGGTACGGCGCCGCTCCCGCTGA
- the ppgK gene encoding polyphosphate--glucose phosphotransferase, translated as MQIFGLDIGGSGIKGAPVDLDKGDLAQERHKVLTPHPATPDGVADGVKEVVDHFGWTGPVGLTFPGVVTGGSHIRTAANVDKSWIDTDARALFGERLGGLPVTVVNDADAAGVAEMNFGAGKDRKGTVILLTFGTGIGSAVFVDGVLVPNTELGHLELHGHDAEKKASSKAREDEELSWEHWAHRVQKYLAHVEMLFSPELFIIGGGVSRKAQKFLPHIEGIQAEIVPAQLQNNAGIVGAAMHAAHG; from the coding sequence ATGCAGATCTTCGGCTTGGACATCGGCGGATCCGGGATCAAGGGCGCCCCTGTGGACCTGGACAAGGGCGACCTGGCGCAGGAGCGCCACAAAGTGCTCACCCCGCACCCGGCGACACCCGACGGCGTCGCCGACGGGGTGAAGGAGGTCGTGGACCACTTCGGGTGGACCGGCCCGGTCGGGCTGACCTTCCCGGGCGTGGTCACCGGCGGCTCCCACATCCGTACGGCCGCCAATGTCGACAAGAGCTGGATCGACACCGACGCGCGCGCGTTGTTCGGCGAGCGGCTCGGCGGGCTCCCGGTGACCGTGGTCAACGACGCGGACGCGGCGGGCGTCGCCGAGATGAACTTCGGCGCGGGCAAGGACCGCAAGGGCACCGTCATCCTGCTCACCTTCGGTACCGGCATCGGCAGCGCGGTCTTCGTCGACGGCGTCCTCGTCCCCAACACCGAGCTGGGGCACCTGGAGCTGCACGGCCACGACGCGGAGAAGAAGGCGTCCAGCAAGGCGCGGGAGGACGAGGAGCTCTCCTGGGAGCACTGGGCCCACCGGGTCCAGAAGTACCTCGCCCACGTCGAGATGCTCTTCTCGCCCGAGCTCTTCATCATCGGCGGCGGTGTCAGCCGCAAGGCCCAGAAGTTCCTGCCGCACATCGAGGGCATCCAGGCGGAGATCGTCCCGGCGCAGCTGCAGAACAACGCGGGGATCGTGGGGGCGGCGATGCACGCGGCCCACGGGTAG
- a CDS encoding 4-hydroxy-3-methylbut-2-enyl diphosphate reductase — protein MTASPGRRVLLAAPRGYCAGVDRAVIAVEKALEQYGAPVYVRHEIVHNKYVVQTLEKKGAIFVERTEEVPPGNIVMFSAHGVAPVVHEEAARGRLATIDATCPLVTKVHKEAVRFANEDYDILLIGHEGHEEVIGTSGEAPDHITLVDGPADVAKVEVRDESKVVWLSQTTLSVDETMETVDALKEKFPQLISPPSDDICYATQNRQLAVKQMGAEAELVIVVGSRNSSNSKRLVEVAKLAGSREAYLVDFASEMDEAWLEGVTTVGVTSGASVPEVLVEEVLEWLAQRGYGDVELVKAAEESITFSLPKELRRDLREEAAALVAERKGTSQA, from the coding sequence ATGACCGCTTCGCCTGGCCGCCGTGTCCTGCTCGCCGCCCCCCGTGGCTACTGCGCGGGTGTGGACCGCGCCGTGATCGCCGTCGAGAAAGCCCTGGAGCAGTACGGCGCTCCGGTGTACGTCCGGCACGAGATCGTCCACAACAAGTACGTCGTACAGACCCTGGAGAAGAAGGGCGCCATCTTCGTCGAGCGCACGGAGGAGGTCCCGCCGGGCAACATCGTCATGTTCTCGGCGCACGGCGTCGCCCCCGTCGTCCACGAGGAGGCCGCGCGCGGCAGGCTCGCCACCATCGACGCGACCTGCCCGCTGGTCACCAAGGTCCACAAGGAAGCCGTCCGGTTCGCCAACGAGGACTACGACATCCTCCTGATCGGGCACGAGGGCCACGAGGAGGTCATCGGCACCTCCGGCGAGGCCCCCGACCACATCACCCTCGTCGACGGCCCCGCGGACGTCGCCAAGGTCGAGGTCCGCGACGAGTCGAAGGTGGTCTGGCTCTCCCAGACGACCCTCTCGGTCGACGAGACGATGGAGACCGTCGACGCCCTCAAGGAGAAGTTCCCGCAGCTCATCTCCCCGCCCAGCGACGACATCTGCTACGCCACCCAGAACCGCCAGCTCGCCGTGAAGCAGATGGGCGCCGAGGCCGAGCTGGTCATCGTGGTCGGCTCCCGCAACTCCTCCAACTCCAAGCGGCTCGTCGAGGTCGCCAAGCTGGCCGGCTCCCGCGAGGCCTACCTCGTGGACTTCGCGAGCGAGATGGACGAGGCCTGGCTGGAGGGCGTGACCACGGTCGGCGTGACCTCGGGCGCCTCGGTGCCGGAGGTGCTGGTCGAGGAGGTCCTGGAGTGGCTGGCGCAGCGCGGCTACGGCGACGTGGAGCTGGTGAAGGCGGCCGAGGAGTCCATCACCTTCTCGCTGCCGAAGGAGCTGCGCCGGGACCTGCGCGAGGAGGCGGCGGCGCTGGTCGCGGAGCGCAAGGGGACCTCCCAGGCGTGA